From a single Bacillus pumilus genomic region:
- a CDS encoding TetR/AcrR family transcriptional regulator, which yields MPKIVDHHKQKQKVAQAAMRVIKQDGLENASVRKVALEAGISAGSMRHYFSTQQELFLFSMTLIQERVKERITRLQLNDSTEENVLALLEQVLPLDEERRFEMEVWQAFTVKSMTEPDLQPLNAKMYDELFQMTQYCLMKLKEDGLLLDHIDLFVETERLYAVINGLALNGILQPHRLPPQLIRSVLQMHLQSITKKDMSPS from the coding sequence ATGCCAAAAATCGTCGATCACCATAAACAAAAACAAAAAGTCGCTCAAGCCGCGATGAGAGTCATTAAACAGGATGGATTGGAGAACGCTTCTGTACGAAAAGTAGCGTTAGAAGCTGGTATTTCAGCAGGCTCAATGCGTCATTATTTCTCCACACAGCAGGAGCTATTTCTTTTCTCTATGACATTGATTCAAGAAAGAGTTAAGGAGCGGATCACAAGACTTCAGCTAAACGATTCAACGGAAGAAAATGTCCTCGCGTTATTAGAGCAGGTTCTTCCACTTGATGAAGAACGAAGATTTGAAATGGAGGTGTGGCAGGCTTTTACGGTCAAGTCGATGACTGAACCAGATTTACAGCCGCTCAATGCAAAGATGTATGACGAGCTTTTCCAAATGACCCAATATTGTTTAATGAAATTAAAAGAGGATGGGCTTTTGCTTGATCATATCGATCTTTTCGTCGAAACTGAGCGTCTTTATGCGGTCATCAACGGGCTTGCATTAAATGGAATCTTACAGCCTCATCGTTTACCGCCTCAGCTCATACGCTCCGTGCTGCAGATGCACCTGCAATCCATCACAAAAAAAGACATGTCCCCCTCATAA
- a CDS encoding metal ABC transporter permease — protein sequence MEFLTGLFEYAFLQKALFTSVMVGIICGVIGCFIILRGMALMGDAISHAVLPGVAISYMLGINFFFGAVLTGVLTAIGIGYVSQNSRIKNDSAIGIVFTAFFSIGIILITFLKSSSDLYHILFGNVLAVRSSDMWITLGIGIFILLAVIVFYKELLISSFDPVISSVYGLPNRMIHYFLMTLLTLVTVASLQTVGIILVVAMLITPAATAYLLTDRLWIMIYLSAFFGAVSAVVGLGLSFTYNLSSGASIVLVATILFGSAFVFSPKQGILWRSLKSKRKRTQLKKEASM from the coding sequence ATGGAATTTTTGACCGGACTCTTTGAATATGCGTTTTTACAAAAAGCCTTATTTACATCCGTCATGGTCGGCATCATTTGCGGGGTCATTGGCTGCTTTATCATTTTACGCGGTATGGCTCTGATGGGAGACGCCATTTCGCATGCCGTCCTGCCAGGTGTCGCCATCTCTTATATGCTGGGCATTAACTTTTTCTTCGGTGCCGTCTTAACTGGGGTGTTAACAGCGATTGGGATCGGATACGTGAGTCAAAACAGCCGCATTAAAAATGATTCTGCCATCGGCATTGTCTTCACGGCCTTTTTCTCCATTGGGATCATTCTCATTACATTTTTGAAAAGTTCCAGTGATTTATATCACATACTGTTCGGAAATGTTCTAGCAGTTCGCTCTTCTGATATGTGGATTACACTCGGCATCGGCATTTTTATCCTGCTAGCTGTCATCGTTTTCTACAAGGAATTGCTCATTAGTTCATTCGATCCGGTCATTTCTTCGGTTTACGGTTTACCGAATCGAATGATTCATTACTTTCTGATGACCTTGCTGACCCTTGTGACCGTTGCATCACTGCAAACTGTTGGGATTATTCTTGTCGTTGCCATGCTTATTACACCGGCAGCCACTGCTTATCTCTTAACAGACCGGCTATGGATTATGATTTATTTATCTGCTTTTTTCGGTGCTGTTTCTGCAGTCGTCGGTCTTGGGCTTAGTTTTACGTATAATTTGTCGTCAGGGGCTTCTATCGTACTGGTCGCAACCATTTTATTCGGCAGTGCCTTTGTCTTTTCACCAAAACAAGGAATTCTATGGAGATCATTAAAATCTAAACGAAAACGAACGCAGTTAAAAAAGGAAGCGTCTATGTAA
- a CDS encoding metal ABC transporter ATP-binding protein — protein MSNALTIDRLHVSYHGQDALENVSLSIQEGTLTGIIGPNGAGKSTLLKACLDLIEKDQGDIRFFDQPFKQVRKQIAYVPQRNDLDWTFPIHVLDTVLLGTYPKLGLMKRPKKEDRAYAYHCLEKVGMQDFAKRQIGELSGGQQQRVFLARALAQNAQLFCLDEPFVGIDMASEETMIHILKELRDEGKTILVVHHDLSKADDYFSHLVLLNKKLIKSGPVHDILRPEVMLKAYETQLPFLKSAGGDM, from the coding sequence ATGTCAAATGCTTTAACAATCGACCGACTGCATGTCTCATATCACGGACAGGATGCATTAGAGAACGTCTCTCTTTCCATACAGGAAGGAACGCTGACAGGAATCATAGGCCCAAACGGTGCTGGTAAATCGACTTTACTCAAGGCATGCTTGGATTTAATTGAAAAAGATCAAGGGGATATTCGTTTTTTTGACCAGCCCTTTAAACAAGTTAGAAAACAGATTGCCTATGTACCTCAGAGAAATGATTTAGACTGGACGTTTCCTATTCATGTGCTGGATACCGTTCTACTTGGAACATATCCGAAGCTTGGCCTGATGAAACGCCCGAAAAAAGAAGACCGGGCATATGCGTACCACTGTTTAGAAAAGGTCGGGATGCAGGATTTTGCTAAAAGACAGATAGGTGAGTTATCCGGCGGTCAGCAGCAGCGCGTCTTCCTTGCAAGAGCACTTGCTCAAAACGCACAGCTCTTCTGTTTGGATGAACCGTTTGTCGGGATTGATATGGCAAGTGAAGAAACAATGATTCACATTTTGAAGGAATTACGAGATGAAGGAAAAACCATTTTGGTTGTCCATCACGATTTAAGTAAAGCCGATGATTACTTCAGCCATCTCGTTTTGTTAAACAAAAAACTCATCAAATCAGGGCCTGTACACGACATCCTTCGACCAGAGGTCATGCTGAAGGCATATGAAACGCAGCTACCATTCTTAAAATCAGCAGGAGGAGACATGTAA
- a CDS encoding DsbA family protein, whose translation MSKKNNQSSSIKFAVILTIIAALLIGLFVVIGNKNSQEAQTVDSKPSIKGQPVMGDKNAAVQIVEFGDYKCPSCKSFETDIFPKLKADYIDKGDVSFSFINLPLPVHGDGAVLAALASEEVWKEDPKNFWAFHEAVYQAQPDSEAEWVTPAKLTELAKKTTKIDTDKLKDHLSKKTYQPQLNADDQLVNKYKVNSTPTIFINNKQVQNFYDYDEIKELIDQELKGKKS comes from the coding sequence GTGAGTAAGAAAAATAATCAATCTTCATCCATTAAATTTGCTGTCATTTTAACCATCATTGCAGCTCTTCTCATCGGTCTATTTGTTGTCATTGGAAACAAGAACAGCCAAGAAGCACAAACAGTTGATAGTAAGCCTTCTATTAAAGGGCAGCCTGTCATGGGCGACAAAAATGCAGCGGTGCAAATCGTCGAGTTTGGGGACTACAAATGTCCATCATGTAAATCTTTTGAAACAGACATTTTCCCAAAATTGAAAGCTGACTACATAGATAAAGGCGATGTATCCTTTTCATTTATTAACTTACCACTGCCTGTTCATGGAGATGGCGCAGTGTTAGCAGCACTAGCTTCTGAAGAAGTGTGGAAAGAAGATCCAAAAAACTTCTGGGCATTTCATGAAGCTGTCTATCAAGCACAGCCAGACAGTGAAGCAGAATGGGTTACGCCAGCTAAGCTGACTGAACTAGCGAAAAAGACAACAAAAATTGATACGGACAAGCTAAAAGATCACTTATCCAAGAAAACGTATCAGCCACAGCTGAACGCAGACGATCAACTTGTGAACAAATATAAAGTGAATTCCACACCAACGATTTTCATTAATAATAAACAAGTCCAAAATTTTTATGACTATGATGAAATCAAAGAATTAATTGATCAAGAGCTCAAAGGGAAGAAATCATGA
- a CDS encoding trimeric intracellular cation channel family protein, with translation MAWEVLSIIGIIAFAISGAIVAMEEEYDILGVYILGIVTAFGGGAIRNLLIGLPVSALWSQGKMFTIALVSITIVFLFPKLLLKHWSTWGNFSDAIGLAAFAIQGALFAVQRELPLSAVIVAAILTGSGGGIVRDLLAGRKPLVLKAEIYAVWAALGGLFVGLDLAQGEIALYMLFLILVVCRVCSYLFKWRLPARSYFLNKG, from the coding sequence ATGGCATGGGAAGTCTTAAGTATCATTGGCATTATCGCATTCGCCATTAGTGGTGCGATTGTGGCAATGGAGGAAGAGTACGATATTCTTGGTGTGTACATTTTAGGGATTGTGACAGCATTTGGCGGTGGAGCGATTCGGAATCTATTAATCGGTCTTCCGGTGTCTGCTTTATGGTCACAGGGCAAGATGTTTACGATTGCCCTTGTATCCATTACGATTGTGTTTCTTTTTCCAAAGCTTTTGCTCAAACACTGGAGCACATGGGGGAATTTCTCGGATGCGATTGGTTTAGCAGCGTTTGCCATTCAAGGTGCATTATTTGCTGTGCAAAGAGAACTCCCGCTCAGTGCGGTCATTGTAGCAGCCATTTTGACTGGAAGCGGCGGCGGAATTGTGCGTGATTTATTGGCAGGGCGGAAGCCGCTTGTGCTAAAAGCAGAGATTTACGCAGTATGGGCAGCACTTGGCGGCTTATTCGTAGGGCTCGACTTAGCACAAGGAGAGATTGCTTTGTATATGCTGTTTCTCATTCTCGTCGTATGCAGGGTTTGTTCCTACTTATTCAAATGGCGGCTTCCCGCTAGGTCTTATTTTTTAAATAAAGGGTAA
- a CDS encoding heavy metal translocating P-type ATPase: MKKMKDEYVLSGLDCGNCARKIETGVSKMDGVDACSVNFATGTLTVTHADKQETMSKRIEKTVQSIEPHVSVSPKQEGHHHDHGSKNLKTIVLKLIGGAVIGTAAYFIPEDGVLKFIMFFAAYLLVGGDVVFQALKNIVRGQVFDENFLMTIATVGAFVIQQYPEALAVMLFYQIGELFQGAAVNRSRRSISELMNIRPEYANLKVGNETKKVKPEEVKAGDRIVVKPGEKIPLDGLVIEGFSLVDTSALTGESVPRDVEAGKEVLAGFVNQNGILEIEVQKELSESAVTKILDLVENASSRKAQTENFITKFAKYYTPAVVVLALLLAFVPPILMPSAQLSDWVYRALVFLVISCPCALVVSIPLGFFGGIGAASKRGILIKGSNYLEALNSVSYAVFDKTGTLTKGNFTVTNIVTTSDKWTEEELLSFAALAEAHSSHPIAESIKAAYGSPLDESQIEAYEDIAGHGIKATISGSRVLAGNHRLMEREGIPYEKEKRSGTVVYMAINEAFAGSILIADELKDDAIEAVSLLKASGIQTVMLTGDAKQVGTVVAEQIGIDEVHAELLPQDKVTKIEEIDQKKAPQEKLLFVGDGINDTPVLARADIGIAMGGLGSDAAVEAADIVIMTDQPSKVAEAIAVAKRTRRIVWQNIAFALGVKGVFLLLGAFGIATMWEAVFSDVGVTVLAVLNAMRVMK, translated from the coding sequence ATGAAAAAGATGAAGGATGAATACGTATTAAGCGGTCTTGATTGTGGCAACTGTGCACGCAAAATTGAAACAGGTGTCAGCAAAATGGATGGAGTGGACGCTTGCTCTGTTAATTTTGCGACAGGCACATTGACTGTCACACATGCAGATAAACAAGAAACAATGTCAAAGCGTATTGAGAAAACCGTTCAGTCCATTGAGCCTCATGTGAGTGTATCACCGAAACAAGAAGGACATCATCATGATCATGGATCGAAGAATTTAAAAACGATTGTGCTGAAATTAATTGGTGGCGCAGTCATTGGTACAGCGGCTTACTTTATACCTGAAGACGGTGTACTAAAGTTCATCATGTTTTTCGCGGCGTATTTGCTAGTCGGCGGTGATGTCGTCTTTCAAGCACTGAAAAATATCGTGCGCGGTCAAGTGTTCGATGAGAACTTTTTAATGACCATTGCAACGGTCGGTGCATTTGTTATTCAGCAATATCCAGAGGCGCTCGCTGTCATGCTGTTTTACCAAATTGGAGAGCTCTTCCAAGGGGCAGCAGTCAATCGTTCAAGACGATCAATTAGTGAATTAATGAATATACGCCCAGAATACGCAAATCTCAAAGTAGGAAATGAAACGAAAAAAGTGAAGCCGGAAGAAGTAAAAGCCGGTGACCGTATTGTTGTAAAGCCAGGTGAAAAAATTCCGCTGGATGGACTTGTGATCGAAGGCTTCTCGCTCGTAGATACCTCCGCATTAACAGGGGAGTCTGTGCCACGAGACGTTGAAGCAGGGAAAGAAGTTCTTGCCGGATTCGTGAATCAAAACGGTATACTTGAAATTGAAGTGCAAAAAGAGCTAAGTGAATCGGCAGTGACGAAGATTTTAGATTTGGTTGAGAATGCGAGCAGCCGAAAAGCGCAGACAGAAAATTTCATCACAAAGTTTGCAAAATATTATACACCGGCTGTCGTCGTACTCGCCTTGTTGCTTGCCTTTGTGCCGCCGATTCTCATGCCATCAGCACAATTGTCTGACTGGGTTTACCGGGCACTTGTCTTTCTCGTGATCTCTTGTCCGTGTGCACTTGTTGTGTCCATCCCATTAGGATTCTTCGGCGGGATTGGTGCAGCTTCTAAACGAGGCATCCTAATAAAAGGAAGTAACTATCTAGAAGCACTAAACTCTGTGAGCTATGCGGTATTTGATAAGACGGGCACTCTCACAAAAGGAAACTTTACGGTAACTAACATCGTGACAACTAGTGACAAGTGGACAGAAGAGGAACTGCTTTCTTTTGCAGCACTGGCAGAAGCCCATTCCTCACACCCTATTGCTGAATCGATTAAGGCGGCATATGGATCTCCGCTTGATGAAAGCCAGATTGAAGCATATGAGGATATAGCAGGTCATGGAATTAAAGCGACCATCAGCGGTTCCCGCGTCTTAGCAGGAAATCACCGTTTGATGGAACGAGAAGGCATTCCATATGAAAAAGAAAAACGAAGCGGAACGGTTGTATACATGGCCATTAACGAGGCATTTGCCGGTTCAATCTTGATTGCAGATGAATTGAAAGATGATGCCATCGAAGCCGTCTCTCTTCTCAAAGCATCTGGGATTCAAACGGTCATGCTCACAGGTGATGCGAAGCAAGTCGGGACTGTGGTTGCCGAGCAAATTGGCATCGACGAAGTCCATGCAGAATTATTGCCGCAGGATAAAGTAACAAAAATCGAAGAAATTGACCAGAAAAAAGCGCCTCAAGAAAAGCTATTATTTGTTGGGGACGGCATTAATGATACACCGGTGTTAGCAAGAGCAGACATAGGCATTGCGATGGGCGGGCTTGGTTCAGATGCAGCTGTTGAAGCGGCTGATATCGTCATCATGACCGACCAGCCATCAAAGGTAGCTGAAGCCATAGCTGTTGCAAAACGAACAAGAAGAATTGTATGGCAGAATATCGCATTTGCTCTTGGTGTCAAAGGTGTTTTCCTGTTACTCGGGGCATTCGGTATTGCGACCATGTGGGAAGCTGTCTTCTCAGATGTCGGTGTTACCGTACTTGCGGTATTAAATGCAATGAGGGTCATGAAATAA
- a CDS encoding ROK family protein — translation MAYYGAIEAGGTKFCCAIGNEHGEIIEEMTIPTEHPEKTLQKLIPFFEQYDIEALGVGSFGPICIQKDDPSYGYIMNTPKVDWKHYPFIPELEKRLEVPVSFTTDVNAAALGELTKGAAKGLNSCMYITVGTGIGAGAVVKSELLHGHSHPEMGHILVRQHESDSFEGVCPAHGTCLEGLAAGPAIEKRWGKSAKELTQEESVWVLEADYLAQALMQYSLILSPERIIMGGGVMKQKQLFPLIREKLAAYLNDYVDLPPLDSYIVSPGLEDKAGMTGALLLAIEAKRNA, via the coding sequence ATGGCGTATTATGGAGCAATTGAAGCTGGCGGTACAAAGTTTTGTTGTGCAATTGGCAATGAGCACGGGGAGATTATAGAGGAAATGACGATTCCGACAGAGCACCCGGAAAAGACATTACAAAAGCTTATTCCATTTTTCGAGCAGTATGATATTGAAGCATTAGGAGTTGGCTCCTTTGGACCTATCTGCATTCAAAAAGACGATCCTTCTTACGGCTATATCATGAACACGCCGAAGGTAGATTGGAAGCATTACCCGTTCATCCCAGAGCTAGAGAAGCGATTAGAAGTCCCAGTATCTTTTACAACAGATGTCAATGCGGCAGCATTAGGTGAATTAACAAAAGGAGCAGCCAAAGGGCTGAACAGCTGTATGTATATCACGGTCGGTACGGGTATCGGAGCAGGAGCTGTTGTGAAAAGTGAACTTCTGCACGGTCATTCACATCCAGAGATGGGGCACATCCTTGTCAGGCAGCATGAATCAGACTCGTTTGAAGGAGTCTGCCCGGCGCATGGTACGTGCTTAGAAGGGCTCGCCGCTGGGCCTGCGATTGAGAAAAGGTGGGGGAAATCTGCCAAAGAGCTCACGCAGGAAGAGTCGGTTTGGGTACTTGAAGCCGACTATTTGGCGCAGGCGCTAATGCAGTACTCGCTTATTTTAAGCCCAGAGCGCATCATTATGGGCGGGGGCGTCATGAAGCAAAAACAACTGTTTCCACTAATTCGAGAGAAGCTTGCTGCTTATCTCAATGATTATGTAGATCTGCCGCCGCTTGATTCATATATTGTCTCTCCTGGACTTGAGGACAAGGCCGGCATGACAGGTGCTTTGTTGTTAGCCATAGAAGCAAAGAGAAACGCCTGA
- a CDS encoding metal ABC transporter substrate-binding protein: MKKVFAIRLTVVFIALMVIAGCSTKQNNSCKDDGTLKVVTTYSILYDIVKEVGGEHVSIHSIVPIGTDPHEFDPLPKDVQYTTDADLVLYNGLNLETGNGWFQKLLESSGKDGDDAPVAELSKGVKVKHLSSKGLESQQDPHAWLNVENGILYAKNARDALIKADPEHQEDYKKNAEAYIKKLQALHDEAKDKFDQLPKDKKQLVTSEGAFKYFADAYGLKAGYIWEINTESEGTPGQMKRIIHFVKDHQVPALFLETSVDQRSLESLSEETGVPIKGKVFTDSIGKKGEDGDSYYKMMKWNIDTIYKGLSS, translated from the coding sequence ATGAAGAAGGTATTCGCAATCCGTTTGACCGTAGTATTTATTGCCCTTATGGTCATTGCAGGCTGTTCTACTAAGCAAAATAATTCCTGCAAAGATGACGGCACACTAAAAGTCGTCACCACCTACTCCATTCTTTACGACATTGTGAAGGAAGTAGGCGGAGAGCACGTCTCTATTCACAGCATAGTTCCCATTGGTACAGACCCACATGAATTTGACCCACTGCCAAAGGATGTTCAGTATACGACGGATGCAGACCTTGTTCTATATAATGGCTTAAACCTTGAAACAGGAAATGGCTGGTTTCAAAAGCTGCTTGAATCGAGTGGCAAGGACGGGGATGATGCACCTGTAGCCGAATTAAGTAAAGGCGTCAAAGTAAAACATTTATCTTCAAAAGGACTCGAAAGCCAGCAAGACCCCCACGCTTGGCTGAATGTCGAAAATGGGATTCTTTATGCTAAAAATGCCAGAGATGCGCTTATAAAAGCAGACCCTGAGCATCAAGAGGATTACAAAAAAAATGCAGAAGCCTATATCAAAAAGCTTCAAGCGCTTCACGATGAAGCAAAAGACAAATTTGACCAGCTGCCAAAAGACAAAAAGCAACTTGTGACAAGTGAGGGAGCCTTCAAGTATTTTGCAGATGCATATGGACTGAAAGCCGGCTACATTTGGGAGATCAACACAGAAAGTGAAGGAACACCTGGACAAATGAAGCGCATCATTCATTTTGTCAAAGATCATCAAGTGCCTGCGCTTTTTCTTGAAACAAGTGTCGATCAACGAAGCCTCGAAAGCCTCTCTGAGGAAACCGGGGTGCCGATTAAAGGAAAAGTATTCACCGACTCCATTGGAAAGAAAGGTGAAGATGGAGACAGTTACTATAAGATGATGAAATGGAATATTGACACCATTTACAAAGGGTTGTCATCATAA
- a CDS encoding Na+/H+ antiporter — protein sequence MEIFLAVLVLLALIAASNIINRFVPFIPVPLIQVGLGILVAAFPSGLHISLNPELFFVLFIAPLLFNDGKRTPRDELWKLRAPILLLALGLVFATVIVAGYTIHWMIPSIPLPAAFALAAILSPTDVVAVSALSSRVNMPKGIMRLLEGEGLMNDASGLVAFKFAIAATVTGAFSIAEASFSFVLIAAGGLLTGFILSFFIIRFRYFLRRLGMDDVTMHIILQILTPFVIYLAAEEIGVSGILAVVAGGVTHAIEQDRMEANLAKLQIASSNTWNIILFILNGLVFVLLGLQIPDVSTVIFQDEAFNNMQVISYILIITLCLMVLRFLWVWLFWAGNWSVSRKKNVKKPKLRASMLMTFSGVRGAVTLAGAFSIPFTLADGSPFPERHLIIFLAAGVILCTLILASILLPILSEKKDKQIDVDLDTKIQHAKRKLLRSAIKTLKEGMNEDNREVSLALINDYRMKLRNIQREPYQFGMRKQERKIRLHGIKAEQMKLQQLIEDEKIDKEEAYELQERFHELEMLYSNSFKIRFSKVKFLRLLQWLQLWRPNQHVSSGILENEDSYKQIRKKTAEAAVNSIKQHMTDENKQTCHQVIGFYNQVIYRCEHGPSFFQQKDRSFDRKKKELNFQAVQTIRNEIQTLYEDGEINRDIAHHLREYINDMEAVLLTNT from the coding sequence GTGGAGATTTTTTTGGCAGTGCTCGTGTTACTAGCACTCATTGCAGCATCTAATATTATCAATCGTTTTGTCCCTTTTATTCCAGTCCCGCTCATTCAGGTGGGATTAGGAATTTTGGTGGCAGCTTTTCCTTCAGGTTTACATATTTCTTTAAATCCTGAACTATTCTTCGTTTTATTCATTGCACCGCTGTTATTTAATGACGGAAAGCGTACCCCAAGGGACGAGCTGTGGAAATTAAGAGCACCGATTCTTCTGTTAGCGCTCGGGTTAGTGTTTGCGACTGTGATCGTAGCTGGATATACCATTCATTGGATGATCCCAAGCATTCCGCTTCCGGCCGCATTTGCACTTGCAGCCATTTTATCACCGACAGATGTAGTTGCAGTAAGTGCTTTATCCAGCCGTGTAAATATGCCAAAGGGCATCATGAGACTGCTGGAAGGCGAGGGACTGATGAACGATGCATCAGGACTTGTTGCCTTTAAATTTGCCATTGCTGCAACGGTAACTGGCGCCTTTTCGATTGCTGAAGCATCCTTTAGCTTTGTACTGATTGCAGCAGGTGGTTTATTAACTGGATTTATTCTATCCTTTTTTATCATTCGTTTTCGCTATTTTCTCCGCCGTTTAGGAATGGACGATGTCACGATGCACATCATCCTGCAAATCCTTACACCATTTGTTATCTATTTAGCAGCTGAAGAAATTGGTGTCTCCGGCATTTTAGCCGTTGTTGCTGGTGGTGTGACACATGCAATTGAGCAGGATCGAATGGAAGCAAATTTAGCCAAACTGCAAATTGCTTCGTCAAACACATGGAATATTATTTTATTTATTTTAAATGGACTTGTTTTCGTTTTACTTGGATTGCAAATTCCAGATGTTTCGACAGTCATTTTCCAAGATGAAGCTTTTAATAATATGCAGGTCATAAGCTACATTTTAATCATTACACTGTGTCTCATGGTGCTCAGGTTCTTGTGGGTATGGCTGTTCTGGGCAGGGAACTGGAGTGTATCGAGAAAGAAGAACGTGAAAAAGCCGAAGCTGCGCGCCTCAATGCTCATGACATTCTCTGGTGTGCGCGGGGCTGTGACATTAGCCGGTGCCTTTTCCATTCCATTTACGCTAGCAGACGGGTCACCTTTTCCTGAGCGGCATTTAATTATATTCCTGGCAGCAGGTGTGATTTTATGTACACTCATTTTAGCTAGTATACTACTCCCGATTTTATCTGAGAAAAAAGACAAGCAAATCGACGTGGACTTGGATACAAAGATTCAGCATGCGAAACGGAAGTTGCTGAGAAGCGCCATTAAAACCTTAAAAGAAGGAATGAATGAGGATAACAGAGAAGTGTCTCTTGCACTTATCAACGATTACCGAATGAAGCTGCGGAATATCCAGCGTGAACCATATCAATTCGGGATGAGAAAACAAGAGAGGAAGATCAGGCTGCACGGAATCAAAGCTGAGCAGATGAAGCTTCAACAGCTCATTGAGGACGAGAAAATTGATAAAGAAGAAGCATATGAGCTGCAAGAGAGATTTCATGAACTCGAAATGCTATATTCCAACTCCTTTAAAATTCGTTTTTCAAAAGTGAAGTTTCTGCGCTTACTTCAATGGCTCCAATTATGGCGGCCGAATCAGCACGTTTCCAGCGGTATTTTAGAAAATGAGGACTCGTACAAGCAAATTCGTAAGAAAACAGCGGAGGCAGCTGTGAACTCGATCAAACAGCATATGACCGATGAAAATAAACAAACGTGTCATCAAGTCATTGGCTTTTACAATCAAGTGATTTACCGCTGTGAACACGGTCCGAGTTTCTTTCAGCAAAAAGACCGTTCTTTTGACCGGAAGAAAAAGGAGCTGAACTTCCAAGCTGTACAGACGATTCGAAATGAAATTCAAACCTTGTATGAAGATGGTGAAATCAATCGTGATATTGCCCATCATTTAAGGGAATATATCAATGATATGGAAGCTGTTCTCCTGACCAATACGTAA
- a CDS encoding disulfide oxidoreductase, which produces MKNKLIYLYSAWIVSIVATMSSLYLSEIKKFIPCDMCWFQRIFMYPLVLLLGIATFRGDVKLKYYVLPLAVIGACFSIYHYMEQKIPGFASIRPCLSGIPCSVDYLNWFGFITIPLLALIAFILIIISMLLLNAKED; this is translated from the coding sequence ATGAAAAATAAGCTTATTTACTTGTACAGTGCTTGGATTGTCTCGATCGTTGCAACGATGAGCAGCCTGTATTTAAGTGAAATCAAGAAGTTCATCCCATGCGATATGTGCTGGTTTCAGCGCATTTTCATGTACCCGCTTGTGCTTTTACTCGGAATTGCTACATTCAGGGGCGACGTCAAATTGAAATACTACGTCCTCCCTTTGGCCGTGATTGGTGCTTGCTTTTCCATCTATCATTATATGGAACAAAAGATACCGGGCTTTGCATCGATTCGTCCTTGCCTCAGCGGTATTCCTTGTTCCGTTGATTATTTGAACTGGTTTGGTTTTATCACCATTCCACTGTTGGCACTCATTGCATTTATTTTGATCATCATTAGTATGCTGCTGTTAAATGCAAAAGAAGATTGA